A region of Moorena producens PAL-8-15-08-1 DNA encodes the following proteins:
- a CDS encoding glycosyltransferase family 2 protein — protein sequence MTQISLIIPVRNRQHYTQTILSQIFQQLPKVNTDNTSVISVIIVDDGSTDGTRDMIRRQFPNVYLIEGDGNLWWTGGICLGMNYAIDKLDSDYLVWLNDDISLSDNFLNNLIDSCQSPLYNNTIVGGIVRDKTYSDWIVFSGMDKKQPIRSMDYFATAEARSVDTLNGNIAIIPRTVVDKIGFPDADRFRHYGGDFEFVSRAHKSGFNVILSSKLQATTNYNVNDLIRYMPPLLQWYLQPDKAKRLEILKGFTNLKSNYNIWHMVNIIYQDSHHVPFWRYAISYVRQVIKLLVSDFLLKSKTETTLKTYLKQQNAPEETIKVLMNHRTKSV from the coding sequence ATGACCCAAATATCCTTAATTATTCCAGTTAGAAATAGGCAACACTATACTCAGACTATTCTGAGTCAAATTTTTCAGCAACTTCCTAAAGTAAATACTGATAATACCTCAGTTATCTCAGTCATCATAGTAGATGATGGTTCCACAGATGGCACCAGAGACATGATTAGACGTCAATTTCCCAATGTTTACTTAATTGAAGGAGATGGCAATCTCTGGTGGACAGGTGGGATTTGTCTGGGGATGAACTATGCCATAGATAAATTAGACTCGGATTACCTAGTGTGGCTAAATGATGATATCTCTCTATCAGACAATTTCCTTAACAACCTGATTGATAGTTGTCAGTCTCCACTGTACAATAATACAATTGTTGGGGGTATTGTCCGGGATAAAACCTATTCCGATTGGATTGTGTTCAGTGGCATGGATAAAAAACAGCCAATTCGGAGTATGGATTATTTTGCTACAGCAGAGGCTAGGTCAGTCGATACCCTAAATGGTAATATAGCTATCATCCCCAGAACAGTGGTCGATAAAATTGGATTTCCAGATGCTGATAGATTCCGGCATTACGGCGGTGACTTTGAGTTTGTTAGTCGTGCTCATAAATCAGGCTTTAACGTGATTTTGTCAAGTAAACTCCAAGCCACTACGAATTATAATGTCAATGACTTGATTCGTTATATGCCCCCTTTACTACAATGGTATCTCCAACCGGATAAAGCCAAAAGACTAGAGATTTTGAAAGGATTCACTAATTTAAAGTCAAATTATAATATCTGGCATATGGTCAATATAATTTATCAAGACTCACACCATGTCCCTTTCTGGAGGTATGCTATTTCCTATGTTAGGCAAGTTATTAAACTGTTAGTCAGTGATTTTTTACTCAAGAGTAAAACCGAAACAACTCTCAAAACCTATTTGAAGCAGCAAAATGCTCCAGAAGAAACTATTAAGGTGCTGATGAACCATAGAACTAAATCAGTATAG